The DNA sequence CACCAGCAATTCTCATCGCAGAAGAGTATCGTGATCGGAGACACGCCGGAGGATTTCGACACGCCGATGTTCATCGCACAGGATCCGCCGATCCATGACGTGCAGCGCAAAGCGGTCCAGCCGGCCGTCGCGCCGAGTCAGCTCTCCGACATCGAATCCCTCATTCGCCAGCGCGTTTGCAACATACTGGATGACGTCCCGGTCGGGCAGCGTATCAACTGGGTCGAACACGTCTCGAAAGAGCTGACGACGCAGATGCTGGCGACCCTGTTCGACTTCCCGTTCGAAGATCGCCACCTGCTGCCTTACTGGTCGGACGTCACGACGACATCCGAAACCGTCGGCATTGCCGTGGACATGGAACATCGAAAACAGGAACTCATGAAGTGCCTCGAATACTTCATGCGTCTTTGGCAGCAGCGCGCCAGCGAACCGCGCAAGTTCGACTTCATTTCACTGTTTGCTCATGATCCGAAAACCAAAGACATGATCAACAATCCCATGGAGCTGATGGGCAACCTGATGCTTCTGATCGTTGGCGGCAACGACACGACACGAAACTCCATTTCCGGTGGGGTCGTACATCTGAACAACAACCCGGCGGAGTATTCCAAGCTGAAAGCTGATCCGTCCCTGATCCCGAATATGGTGTCAGAGATCATCCGCTATCAGACGCCACTGGCCCATATGCGCCGGACCGCACTGGAAGACGTGGACTTCAAAGGCCACAAGATCCGCGCCGGAGACCGGGTTGTCATGTGGTACGCCTCGGGAAACCGCGACGACACTGTGATCGAGCGGGCCGACGAGTTCCTGATTGATCGTCCGAATGCGCGTCGGCACCTGTCATTCGGGTTTGGCATTCATCGCTGCATGGGCAACCGCGTGGCCGAGATGCAATTGCGGATACTCTGGGAAGAGATTCTCAACCGCTTCGACCATATCGAAATGGTTGGCGAACCGAAGCGCGTCCTGTCGAACTTCGTGCTCGGATACGAAGACGTGCCTGTCATCGTTCACCCGAAATAGGCCGCAGCCTTAAAGGCGGACTTTCCCTCGGATAGTCCGCCCGTTTCGGTCCAGTTCGATATCCCAGCTCCGGTCGGAATCCCCCAGCACGCTTTCCAGGTCTTTCACCGTCCTGGTCTGCTTGCCGTTCACCGAGCGGATAATGTCGCCCGGGCGGAAATAGTTGCGGGCAACCGAGCGCCGCGCGACCGAATACACATAAATGCCAGAGCCCTTCTGGAACGGGTCGAGACCGTTCTCCTCGGCCAGGCGCGGCGAAAGCTCGACAACGCGCGCGCCGTTAAACACATCCTGCCCTTCGAGCAGTACGATATCGGCTTCTGTCGCCCCCGGCGGCGGCGCGACTGTCACGCCGATCACCCGATTTTTGCCGCCGCGTAAAACGTTCAGCTGCGCCTTTTCACCGGGATTGCGAATGGCCGCGAGGAATTTCAGGCCCTTCTCATCGAAAACCTCCCGGCCATCGATGGCGGTGACAAGATCGCCCCGGCGCAGGCCCGCCTTGTCTGCCGGCCCACCATCGTAAACTTCTGTGACCATGACGCCGATCGGACGCGAAAGGCCTTGCGCCCTTGCCATGTCGAAGGTGACCGACTGCGCTGCCAGCCCCAGCCATGGACGTACGAACGTACCTTCATTCATCGCGGCATCGACAACACGCTTCACCATCTCAGACGGAATGGCAAAGCCGATCCCGTTCGATCCGCCACCGCGAGAAAAGATCGCCGTGTTCACGCCGACCAGTTCGCCCTTCATGTTCACGAGCGCCCCGCCCGAATTTCCGGGATTCACGGCCGCATCCGTCTGGATGAAAAACGAGTAGTCGGAAATGCCGACATCTGTGCGCGCCGTCGCAGAGATGATGCCACTGGTCACGGTCTGGCCGACGCCGAACGGGTTCCCAATGGCCATGACCAGATCGCCGACCTGTGCTTCACGCGTGTCTGCGTAGCCGAGGACGGGCAGTTTGTCGCCGCCGGTGTCGATTTTCAGGACGGCGAGATCGGTCCGCTCATCGTTCAGCACAAGTTCCGCAGGGTATTCCCGGCGGTCGCTCAGCACGACCCGGAAAGAGTCAGCATCTTTCACGACATGATTATTGGTGACGATCACGCCATCTTCGCGGACGATCACGCCAGATCCCAACGAGTTCTGCACGCGGCTTTGGGGCGCCGTGCGGCCGTAGAGAAGCATCTCCATCGGGGTGATGCCCGTTTTGACGGTTTTCTGCGTGTAGACGTTCACCACAGCGGGTGAGACTTCCTTAACCAGAGGCGCAAATGTCAGCTCTATCTCGGATCGCGTCTCCGGCAATCGCTGGGCATTCGCCATCAGAGGGGAAACCGCCAGCACCAGAAGGGCCACCACACAAAGCCCAGCCACTGCCAGATACTTTGAAACATGTTTTGTCATGCGAGGAGCGTGCATCATGTCTATGGCTCTATTGCGGCACCAATAGGGACGCAATTCTTTCTAACATGACAATTCTGAGAGAGTTTTCAGTGCGTTGGTCCTTTACCCTCACGTTCGGCAAGCGCCACAAGGTTCGCAGCGTGGCTTTCACGGCTGATACGATAGAAGCCAACGCAGAGCAGCATGAGCGTCCACGCGGCCAGCAACGTCACCGCATACCCCCAGCCAAGCGACGTCAGCGAGCTGTCGGTGACTTTGTCCGGCTGAGCGCCCTCCTGTATGCCAGCAAAGGTCAGAACCATGGTTGCCACGAACACGCCGGAGGCCTGCGCCAGCTTCCGGATGAAGCTGATGCCTGCATAGAAGATGCCTTCTGAGCGCCGGCCCGTCTGAACTTCACTGTCCTCGACAATGTCAGCAACCATCGAGCCCATCAGCATCTGTGTGGCGATGATGAGCGCAAGGTCAAAGATCGTGACGGTCAGCACGATATTGTACAATGCGTCCGTGCCATTCGGCGGCATCAGTCCCACCAGCCGCGCGAAGACGGGTGCCGGTGCGATTGTGAACGCCAGGACGCCGATCGCGAGGGCGGCACGCTTCTTCCCGAACATCCGGCCCGCGATCGGCGCAATGATCAGGGCCAGCACCGCAGAGATATAGACCGCCACCGTCAGGCCAGCCGTCTGGGTTGTCGTGAAGCCCCAGAAATAGCCATTGATGTACTGGTTCAGCGAGGCAGACACACCGGAGGCCAGCAAACCGAACAGCGTGGCAAGGAACAAAGCCCGGAAGGACGGGTTCGAAATCGTCTCGAAGATTTCCGAAAAAACCTTTCCGAGCGTCAGATTACGCTGCGCCGGCGGTGCTTTGAGATAAGGGATGCGCGCATGCGTGCCGAACGTCGACACCGCAGCGGCCAGCAGAATGATACCGGCCGCAACCTGGCCGTAGAGATGCCAACCGGGAATATGGAAATAGCCAGACGGGTTCTGTTCGCTTGGCTTCAACAGGAAGAAGAGCAGGAAAATCTGGATGGAAAGACCGCCGATCCAGGCGAAGAAGTAGCGGTACGACATCAGGCCGGTGCGGGCGTCATAATCCGGCGTGAGTTCCGGAACCAGCGCCGTGCTCGGCACCTCATACATGGTGAAAGAAAGCCGCACACTGATTGTCAGAACCAGAAGCCAGAGGAACAGGCCGTTTGGCGACAAGCCTTCAGGCGGGTTCCAGGCGAGATAATATGTCAGCCCGACCGGCAGGAGGGCCGCATACATAAAGGGATGCCGCCGGCCGATACGCGTCCGTATATTGTCGGACCAGTACCCGACGATGGGATCGGACATTGCGTCTACGACCAGGGCGATCGTCAGGGCGAGGAAAACCATCGCCGCGGGCAAGCCCAGAATCTGACTGTAGAAGAACAGCAGGAAGTATTCGAACCCGTTGTTCTTGATCCCCTCGGCCGCCCCGCCGAACCCGAAGGCCAGACGGGTTGCCAGGCTGGGCCCGGAGGCCTCTGGTTGGACAACGTCCGTCATCGCCAACCGTCAGAGCCCCAGGACCATCTTGGCCATGATGTTACGCTGGATCTCGTTGGAGCCGGCATAGATGGAGGTTTTCCGATAGTTGAAATAACTGGGCACCGCGCTGACCGAGTAAGACGGAAACGGCAGATCAGCATTCGCGCCCTCACGGGCAATCGCGAAATTGTCCCGCACAAATGGTGCGCCATAGGTCCCGGCGGCCTCGACCACGAGTTCCGTGATCGCCTGCTGCGTTTCCGATCCGGCGCATTTCAGCATTGAGCTTTCCGGGCCTACCGCCTGCCCGGCAGACAAGGCGGAGAAAATCCGCTGTTCCGTCGCATCCAGGCTGTCGATCTTGATCTCGAGCTGCGCCATTTTGCGGGCGAAGTCCTGATCCCGGATCAGGGCATCACCGCCGCTTTCTTCGACACTCGCAATCTTGCGCGCCTTGTTGAGCATGGCCCGCAGACCCGGCGCGTAGGCATTGCCGCGCTCGAACTGGAGCAGATATTTCGCGTAGGTCCACCCCTTGTTCTCTTCGCCAACCAGCGCTTCAGCAATCGGCACTCGAACGTCTTCAAAGAAGACCTGATTGATCTCCTGCCCGCCTTCAACCGGACCGTCGAGGGTCGGCAGCGGAGAAATCTTGATGCCCGGCAACGTCATCGGGAAGACGATGAAACTGATGCCCTCCTGGTGCTTGCCTTCTCTGGAAGTCCGCACGAGGCAGAAGATCATGTCGGCCCACTGGGCGTGGGTCGTCCAGATCTTCGATCCATTGAGCACATAATCGTCGCCGTCGCGCACAGCGCTCATCTGGAGGGACGCAAGATCAGACCCTGCGCCCGGCTCGGAGTAGCCCTGGCACCACCAGACATCAGACCGAAGGATCGGCGGCAGGTATTTCTTCTTCTGCTCGTCCGAACCAAACGCCATCAGCACCGGGGCGACCATGGAAATGCCCATCGGGCTGACCGGCGGCGTGCCGGCAGAAGAAAGTTCCATGTTCAGGATATAGCGTTCAGACGCAGACAGGCCGGGACCGCCATACTCCACAGGCCAGTTCGGCGCGACCCACCCCCGCTCGTAAAGCTTCTTCTGCCAGGCGACCTGGCCCTCCTTGTCGAGGTAACCATTCTTGGACGCAGCGCTTTTTGCGCGCAGATCCGGAGTATAGTTTTCAGCGATCCAGGCGCGTACCTCTTTCTGGAAGGCGCGGTCTTCTGGTGTGAAGGCGAGATCCATGATGCGCCCCTATTCCACGATATCGAAGTACTGAATCTCCGGAGCACCTGCGAGGCAGGCGCCGAGGGCCGGTCCTGCCGCTTTGAAATAATCAGTCTGACCGTGCGCCTTGAACGCCTCTTCCGAAGCGTATTGCTCCATGAAGATATAAACGTTCGCCTCTTTTTTCGACTTGTAGAGCTGGTAGGTCAGGCAGCCAGATTCGTTTGCCTTGACCTTCGCCATCAGGTCCTTGCCGACTTGCTCGAATTCGGACTCTTTGCCCGCCTGGATCGTCAGTTTTGCCACAACGCCAATCATTTTTCGCAACTCCTCCTGTTTTGCCCCACCATATGAGGTTCGGCCAGCGCGGCAAGATTGACGTTGGGGATGCAGGGAGTGCAGGCCGTGAGTCTGTGTGGAATGGAACTTGCTCTCCTCTCAGGAGAAAACAGACACCAGAGGTCGCCATGGGTGCGCATGCAATGGCTAAAATCAACAGAAACGAAGCGCCGGAACTGGCGCCAGGCGCGATTCTGGCTGTCATTCCGACGCTTAACGAAGAGCGCCATATTGAGACATGTATCCGTTCATTGATGGCCGGAGATGCCCGGCTCGGCGACGTGCCGCTGGTTGTTGCCGATGGCGGAAGCTCGGACAACACGGTTGAGATCGTCAAACGTCTGAAATCCGAATTCCCGAATTTGCAGCTCATTCACAATCCGAAGCAACTACAGGCCGCCGCCCTGAACCTGGCTGTCTCAAATGCCAGCACCTCCGGGACGCGTTATGTCGTACGCTGCGACGCGCACTCCATTTACCCTGCGGGCTTCATCCTTTCCGTCGCCCGGGCACTTCAGTCGACCGGCGCCGCCTCCGTCGTCATCCCGATGGATGCCATCGGTGATACATGTTTTGAACGCGCAAACGCCTGGGTCGTCGATACACCGCTTGGCTCGGGCGGTTCGGTGCATCGCGGCGGGAAAACGTCTGGCTATGTTGACCATGGGCACCATGCCGGCTTCAACATTGAGATGTACCGTCAGGTTGGCGGGTATGATGAGACCTTCTCTCACAATGAAGACGCCGAATATGATGAACGCGTCACGCAGGCGGGTGGAAAAATCTATCTCGATGCCGATATCCGCATCCGCTACATCCCGCGTGGATCGGTGAAACGACTGGCAAAACAGTATTTCAATTATGGCAAAGGCCGCGCGCGTAATGTGCGAAAGCACAACCAGCGGCTGAAAATCCGCCAGGCGCTGCCCATATTTGCCCTTCTCGCCAGCACCGGCGGACTGATCGGATCGTCCGTTTTTCTGCCGGCCCTTATCCTGCCGGCGGGTTATGTTGGCGTGCTCGCGGCAGCTTCGGTTGCAGTTGCCGTCTGGAAACGGTCTTCTTGCGGTCTTCTTGCGGGCCTGATTTCCGGCACCATGCATATGAGCTGGGCGGCCGGCTTCCTCAAGGAAGCGATAAGTGGATCAAAGCCCTGATTTTCCCGCACCGATTGGTTTCAGACCAGAAAGCGCTATAAGTAATCGTTAATACTTTCACCCAGATGAGTAAAATGACCGACCAGACCCGGCAAAGCTTCCTGCAGCGGATCAGCAACCTGACCCGATCAGCGACGTCTTTGCGTGCGCGAATCCGCCGGGGCCTTGGCCGTTCTGCGCCCGAAGCCGACGAACAGGTGCAGGAAGAACCGCCAGCAGTCGTCACACGTCAGTCCCGCGTGCCAGACGGCCAATGCGTCTATGCGATTGGCGATGTTCATGGCCGCTGCGACCTGCTCATGAAGCTGGTCGAGCAAATTGATGAAGACTCAAAGTCCTTGCCGGAAGGCACCAAGCGAGTCCTTGTTTTTCTTGGGGATTATATTGATCGCGGCCTGCAATCCAAAAACGTGATCGAGTTCATGCTGAGCGATCGCATGAAAGCGTTCGAGCGGGTCTTCCTGATGGGCAACCACGAGGAAGCGCTGCTGCGTTTTCTGAATGACGTCAATTTCGGCAAACAATGGGTGCGCTATGGCGGCGCTGAAACGCTCTATTCCTATGGTCTTCAGCCACCGCAAAACGCGCGCGCAGCGATGCAGTCTCATGAAGCCATGGACGCCTACAAGCGTGCCTGGGACAAGGTCTGGACAGAATTCCGGAACCGCATGCCCGAACATCACCTGAAATTCTATCAGAACCTCCAGCACTATTATGTCACCGGCGACTACCTTTTCGTTCATGCTGGCCTGCGTCCGGGCGAATCGCTTGAGGGACAGACAGTGCGGGACATGTTGTGGATTCGTGAGGAATTCCTGGACGCCGAGGAGCAATTCCCCCAGGTCGTGGTACACGGTCACACCCCGACAGATGATGTGTTTCGCGATGATCGACGGATCGGCCTTGATACCGGTGCGTTCATCAGCGGAAAACTTTCAGCTGTTCGACTGTTCCGGGATGAAGTTTCCTTCCTCTCAACCTGAAACTCTGGAATAGGTCTTGCTAGTAGCAGGATCACCAAATCTGGGAGAAAAGAGACGATGAATTTTCTGCGCCCTCTCGTCACCGCCATTTTAGGCAGCGTGCTTCTGTTTGCTGCTGCCTGTGAATCAACGGTGCCTTCCGTGCCAAACGCAGCTTCTTCTGAGCGCGTGGCGCAGCAGCAAACTGTCGGTGCCTATACTTTGGGCAACGGGGATCAGCTCCGTATTACGGTATTCGGCCAGCCCGACCTGTCCGGTCAATTTG is a window from the uncultured Hyphomonas sp. genome containing:
- a CDS encoding putative quinol monooxygenase, which translates into the protein MIGVVAKLTIQAGKESEFEQVGKDLMAKVKANESGCLTYQLYKSKKEANVYIFMEQYASEEAFKAHGQTDYFKAAGPALGACLAGAPEIQYFDIVE
- a CDS encoding Do family serine endopeptidase, which translates into the protein MTKHVSKYLAVAGLCVVALLVLAVSPLMANAQRLPETRSEIELTFAPLVKEVSPAVVNVYTQKTVKTGITPMEMLLYGRTAPQSRVQNSLGSGVIVREDGVIVTNNHVVKDADSFRVVLSDRREYPAELVLNDERTDLAVLKIDTGGDKLPVLGYADTREAQVGDLVMAIGNPFGVGQTVTSGIISATARTDVGISDYSFFIQTDAAVNPGNSGGALVNMKGELVGVNTAIFSRGGGSNGIGFAIPSEMVKRVVDAAMNEGTFVRPWLGLAAQSVTFDMARAQGLSRPIGVMVTEVYDGGPADKAGLRRGDLVTAIDGREVFDEKGLKFLAAIRNPGEKAQLNVLRGGKNRVIGVTVAPPPGATEADIVLLEGQDVFNGARVVELSPRLAEENGLDPFQKGSGIYVYSVARRSVARNYFRPGDIIRSVNGKQTRTVKDLESVLGDSDRSWDIELDRNGRTIRGKVRL
- a CDS encoding MFS transporter — its product is MTDVVQPEASGPSLATRLAFGFGGAAEGIKNNGFEYFLLFFYSQILGLPAAMVFLALTIALVVDAMSDPIVGYWSDNIRTRIGRRHPFMYAALLPVGLTYYLAWNPPEGLSPNGLFLWLLVLTISVRLSFTMYEVPSTALVPELTPDYDARTGLMSYRYFFAWIGGLSIQIFLLFFLLKPSEQNPSGYFHIPGWHLYGQVAAGIILLAAAVSTFGTHARIPYLKAPPAQRNLTLGKVFSEIFETISNPSFRALFLATLFGLLASGVSASLNQYINGYFWGFTTTQTAGLTVAVYISAVLALIIAPIAGRMFGKKRAALAIGVLAFTIAPAPVFARLVGLMPPNGTDALYNIVLTVTIFDLALIIATQMLMGSMVADIVEDSEVQTGRRSEGIFYAGISFIRKLAQASGVFVATMVLTFAGIQEGAQPDKVTDSSLTSLGWGYAVTLLAAWTLMLLCVGFYRISRESHAANLVALAEREGKGPTH
- a CDS encoding glycosyltransferase family 2 protein, with the translated sequence MAKINRNEAPELAPGAILAVIPTLNEERHIETCIRSLMAGDARLGDVPLVVADGGSSDNTVEIVKRLKSEFPNLQLIHNPKQLQAAALNLAVSNASTSGTRYVVRCDAHSIYPAGFILSVARALQSTGAASVVIPMDAIGDTCFERANAWVVDTPLGSGGSVHRGGKTSGYVDHGHHAGFNIEMYRQVGGYDETFSHNEDAEYDERVTQAGGKIYLDADIRIRYIPRGSVKRLAKQYFNYGKGRARNVRKHNQRLKIRQALPIFALLASTGGLIGSSVFLPALILPAGYVGVLAAASVAVAVWKRSSCGLLAGLISGTMHMSWAAGFLKEAISGSKP
- a CDS encoding metallophosphoesterase family protein, which translates into the protein MTDQTRQSFLQRISNLTRSATSLRARIRRGLGRSAPEADEQVQEEPPAVVTRQSRVPDGQCVYAIGDVHGRCDLLMKLVEQIDEDSKSLPEGTKRVLVFLGDYIDRGLQSKNVIEFMLSDRMKAFERVFLMGNHEEALLRFLNDVNFGKQWVRYGGAETLYSYGLQPPQNARAAMQSHEAMDAYKRAWDKVWTEFRNRMPEHHLKFYQNLQHYYVTGDYLFVHAGLRPGESLEGQTVRDMLWIREEFLDAEEQFPQVVVHGHTPTDDVFRDDRRIGLDTGAFISGKLSAVRLFRDEVSFLST
- a CDS encoding acyl-CoA dehydrogenase family protein, producing the protein MDLAFTPEDRAFQKEVRAWIAENYTPDLRAKSAASKNGYLDKEGQVAWQKKLYERGWVAPNWPVEYGGPGLSASERYILNMELSSAGTPPVSPMGISMVAPVLMAFGSDEQKKKYLPPILRSDVWWCQGYSEPGAGSDLASLQMSAVRDGDDYVLNGSKIWTTHAQWADMIFCLVRTSREGKHQEGISFIVFPMTLPGIKISPLPTLDGPVEGGQEINQVFFEDVRVPIAEALVGEENKGWTYAKYLLQFERGNAYAPGLRAMLNKARKIASVEESGGDALIRDQDFARKMAQLEIKIDSLDATEQRIFSALSAGQAVGPESSMLKCAGSETQQAITELVVEAAGTYGAPFVRDNFAIAREGANADLPFPSYSVSAVPSYFNYRKTSIYAGSNEIQRNIMAKMVLGL
- a CDS encoding cytochrome P450 — translated: MADTAQSIDVEVPDPWSLPLDTFDVSRAEIFQQNKQGEYFRRLREDAPVHYCPESMFGPYWSITRYDDIIAVDSNHQQFSSQKSIVIGDTPEDFDTPMFIAQDPPIHDVQRKAVQPAVAPSQLSDIESLIRQRVCNILDDVPVGQRINWVEHVSKELTTQMLATLFDFPFEDRHLLPYWSDVTTTSETVGIAVDMEHRKQELMKCLEYFMRLWQQRASEPRKFDFISLFAHDPKTKDMINNPMELMGNLMLLIVGGNDTTRNSISGGVVHLNNNPAEYSKLKADPSLIPNMVSEIIRYQTPLAHMRRTALEDVDFKGHKIRAGDRVVMWYASGNRDDTVIERADEFLIDRPNARRHLSFGFGIHRCMGNRVAEMQLRILWEEILNRFDHIEMVGEPKRVLSNFVLGYEDVPVIVHPK